One genomic segment of Bdellovibrionales bacterium includes these proteins:
- a CDS encoding methylmalonyl-CoA carboxyltransferase, producing MEQLNTESSSATYRLKQLETRNEEALQGGGDDRVVKHKEGGRLTARERLDVLLDPGSFVEIDRFVTHRCINFGMSTKKAPGDGVITGYGRINGKIVYVYSQDFTVFGGSMSRTQANKICKIMDLALKNGSPMIGLNDSGGARIQEGVEALAGYADIFLRNVTTSGVVPQISAIMGPCAGGAVYSPSLTDFIFMVKNSSYMFVTGPEVIKAVTHEDVTKEALGGAVTHSQKSGVAHFATEDDKNCLLMIRELLNFLPSNNLDDTPILPTKDRPDRIEESLNSLIPDSSRKPYDMLLLIHKVVDESYFLEVQQHYAQNIIIGFGRFNGRSVGIVANQPKILAGCLNIQASIKAARFVRFCDAFNIPILTFVDVPGFLPGTDQEWNGIITHGAKLLYAYAEATVPKITIITRKAYGGAYDVMSSKHLRGDVNFAYPTAEIAVMGADGAVNIIFRQAIKEANDPEKERRRLTEEYETAFANPYVAAELGYIDEVIEPAMTRKRIIDSLEMLKNKRDTNPPKKHGNIPL from the coding sequence ATGGAGCAATTGAATACCGAGTCATCATCAGCCACTTATCGTTTGAAACAGCTTGAAACTCGCAACGAAGAGGCCTTGCAAGGCGGAGGCGACGATCGTGTCGTTAAACATAAGGAAGGTGGTCGCCTCACCGCTCGTGAACGTCTGGACGTCTTGCTAGATCCTGGAAGTTTTGTCGAAATTGACCGTTTTGTAACTCATCGTTGCATCAATTTTGGTATGAGCACAAAGAAGGCTCCAGGCGATGGGGTGATTACTGGCTACGGAAGAATCAACGGAAAGATTGTCTATGTCTACAGCCAAGACTTTACCGTTTTTGGCGGAAGCATGTCTCGCACTCAAGCCAACAAGATCTGTAAAATCATGGATCTCGCTCTAAAAAACGGATCCCCCATGATTGGTCTGAACGATTCCGGTGGGGCAAGGATTCAAGAGGGAGTTGAAGCTCTAGCTGGCTACGCTGATATCTTCCTTCGCAATGTCACCACCTCGGGCGTAGTCCCGCAGATCAGTGCAATCATGGGACCTTGCGCCGGTGGAGCCGTTTACAGTCCCAGCCTGACTGACTTTATTTTCATGGTAAAAAATTCTAGTTACATGTTCGTAACTGGCCCGGAGGTAATTAAGGCGGTCACCCACGAAGATGTGACCAAAGAAGCTCTGGGCGGAGCCGTCACTCATAGCCAAAAATCCGGAGTTGCTCATTTCGCGACTGAAGATGACAAGAACTGTCTTTTGATGATTCGGGAATTGCTCAACTTCCTTCCCTCGAACAATCTGGACGATACTCCCATTTTGCCTACGAAGGATCGGCCCGATCGCATCGAAGAGTCTCTTAACTCTCTTATCCCGGACAGCTCCCGAAAACCCTACGATATGTTATTGCTTATTCACAAGGTTGTCGACGAGAGCTATTTCTTGGAGGTTCAACAACATTACGCACAAAATATTATTATTGGTTTTGGACGTTTTAACGGGCGCTCAGTTGGCATTGTTGCAAACCAACCTAAAATTTTAGCTGGCTGTTTGAATATTCAGGCCAGTATTAAAGCTGCGCGCTTTGTGCGTTTTTGCGATGCTTTTAATATTCCCATCTTGACCTTCGTTGACGTCCCAGGATTTCTGCCGGGAACAGATCAGGAATGGAATGGAATCATCACTCATGGAGCTAAGCTGCTCTATGCCTACGCCGAAGCCACGGTCCCAAAAATTACGATTATCACACGCAAAGCCTATGGTGGTGCATACGACGTGATGTCTTCCAAACATCTTCGTGGCGATGTGAATTTTGCCTACCCAACGGCTGAGATTGCAGTTATGGGCGCTGATGGAGCTGTTAACATCATCTTCCGTCAAGCTATCAAAGAGGCCAATGATCCCGAGAAAGAGCGTCGTCGCTTAACCGAGGAATATGAAACTGCTTTTGCAAACCCCTATGTTGCGGCGGAATTAGGATACATCGATGAAGTGATTGAACCTGCCATGACTCGCAAGCGCATTATCGACTCTCTTGAAATGCTGAAGAACAAGCGAGATACCAATCCCCCTAAGAAACATGGCAATATCCCTCTATAA
- a CDS encoding S8 family serine peptidase codes for MNVIRLNLKFAMFLFFLISCDKPRSQETVFPKPTEECKPSAIKDQYLVRWSNGQITKEGGASRDSFIQTFLLPNMNRIDFVESDQRIHLENTLDNLASPLGENSDYPDNWGIERIGAAQSWAAGIRGQGITVAVIDSGVDLEHPSLKNQIYVNPGESGLDHLGRDKNNNGVDDDDNDLIDDVNGYDFAFDSEILTDHSFHGTHVAGIIAAEHNYVSYQKGHVQGVAPSARILPLAFIDSSGGGSLSDAIRAIDYAVLMGAKIINASWGGAPCSKILGAKISSLSELNVLFLSAAGNRGVNIDEQPEYPASYNLNSQITVGAVGPLNLMADFSNYGDRNVHLFAPGLRIVSTVPGGGSRSATGTSMATPFASGVAALLWSSMPKATASEIRKALLESVDKDPSYRNSSQGRLLLKQK; via the coding sequence ATGAATGTCATCCGATTGAATCTCAAATTCGCAATGTTCCTTTTCTTTCTCATTTCTTGCGACAAACCTCGATCTCAGGAAACTGTGTTTCCTAAACCAACTGAGGAATGCAAACCTTCAGCAATAAAAGATCAGTACTTGGTCAGGTGGTCAAATGGTCAAATCACCAAAGAGGGGGGAGCAAGCCGAGATTCATTTATTCAAACTTTTCTCCTACCCAACATGAATAGAATTGATTTTGTAGAAAGCGATCAGCGAATCCATCTGGAAAACACTTTAGATAATCTGGCGAGTCCCCTTGGTGAAAATTCTGATTACCCGGACAACTGGGGAATTGAACGAATTGGCGCAGCACAATCCTGGGCAGCGGGTATTCGTGGCCAGGGAATTACTGTCGCCGTTATAGACTCAGGAGTTGACCTTGAACATCCAAGTCTCAAAAATCAAATCTATGTTAACCCGGGAGAATCGGGCCTTGATCATTTGGGACGTGACAAAAACAACAATGGCGTTGACGACGACGACAATGACCTCATCGATGATGTCAATGGCTATGACTTTGCGTTCGATTCAGAAATACTGACCGATCATTCTTTTCATGGAACTCACGTTGCTGGCATCATCGCGGCTGAACACAACTACGTCTCTTATCAGAAGGGACACGTTCAGGGGGTCGCTCCGAGCGCCAGGATTCTCCCTCTCGCCTTTATCGATTCTTCCGGTGGTGGCTCACTCAGTGACGCCATTCGAGCCATCGACTACGCAGTTCTGATGGGTGCAAAAATAATCAACGCCAGTTGGGGTGGAGCACCTTGTTCAAAGATACTTGGCGCAAAGATATCGTCCTTGAGCGAGCTTAACGTCCTCTTTTTATCGGCAGCCGGAAATCGGGGAGTCAACATCGATGAACAGCCCGAATATCCTGCCTCGTATAACCTCAACTCTCAAATTACGGTGGGAGCCGTTGGCCCTCTGAATCTGATGGCCGATTTCTCGAACTATGGAGACAGAAATGTTCACCTCTTTGCCCCCGGCCTAAGAATCGTGAGCACCGTCCCCGGGGGCGGCTCGCGATCAGCCACTGGAACGAGTATGGCCACTCCCTTTGCCTCCGGCGTTGCCGCCCTTCTCTGGAGCTCAATGCCCAAAGCCACTGCGAGCGAAATACGCAAGGCACTGCTGGAATCAGTCGATAAGGACCCCTCTTACAGAAATTCCTCTCAAGGACGGCTCCTCTTAAAACAGAAGTGA
- a CDS encoding amidohydrolase family protein, with protein MQEENTQLIQGGLLVTMNEKRDVLAGDLRIKDGRIKEIASHLPPLPGEVITAARGNFVIPGLIQAHTHTCQALFRGLADDLSLLDWLKKKIWPLESAHNHASMTASAQIAMLEMQRLGTSSILDMGSSRHTDALFEVADQTKMRYWGGNCWADLKSSSGPIYLDTKTCKRESLRIIKDWHHRSPLLEYVISPRFGLSCSEKILGWAVEMQQQGNFLIHTHASENRKEVELIKKRTGYSNVEYLFRLGLLNDRFILVHGVHLTSGEVRRMVKTKTKLVHCPSSNLKLASGIAPIEDYRSKGLVVGLGSDGAPCNNVMDPFMEMRLAALLQKPHFGPTALPAQAVLEMATLAGAQILGRENDLGSLEVGKLADVVIVDRNHPSACTVENPYSALVYSCSGRDVQHLWINGKQVVKDFQSTILDQAEVTKKAKLELKTLLRRIA; from the coding sequence ATGCAAGAAGAGAACACTCAGCTTATTCAAGGCGGACTCCTCGTTACCATGAACGAGAAGAGAGACGTTTTGGCTGGAGACCTCAGGATAAAAGACGGCAGAATTAAGGAGATAGCTTCCCATCTCCCTCCCCTGCCGGGCGAAGTCATCACCGCCGCACGAGGTAATTTTGTTATTCCGGGGCTCATTCAAGCTCACACGCATACCTGTCAAGCGCTGTTCCGAGGTCTTGCTGACGACCTCTCCTTGCTCGACTGGTTAAAAAAGAAAATCTGGCCTCTTGAATCGGCCCATAACCATGCCTCCATGACTGCCTCAGCACAAATTGCAATGCTTGAAATGCAGCGACTCGGAACTTCATCAATTCTCGATATGGGCTCGAGCCGCCACACAGACGCACTTTTTGAAGTCGCTGATCAAACAAAGATGCGATACTGGGGTGGCAACTGTTGGGCCGATCTTAAATCAAGTTCTGGTCCGATTTACTTAGACACAAAGACTTGCAAACGAGAATCCCTTCGCATAATTAAAGACTGGCACCATCGATCTCCTTTGCTTGAATATGTGATTAGCCCCCGCTTTGGTCTTTCATGTTCAGAAAAAATCCTCGGTTGGGCTGTTGAAATGCAACAGCAAGGAAATTTTCTCATACATACTCATGCCTCTGAAAATCGTAAAGAAGTTGAGCTCATCAAAAAACGCACCGGATACTCAAATGTTGAATATCTCTTCAGGCTTGGACTTCTCAATGATCGGTTCATTCTCGTACATGGGGTCCACCTAACGAGCGGAGAGGTCCGCAGAATGGTGAAAACAAAAACAAAACTCGTTCATTGCCCTAGCTCTAATCTCAAATTGGCAAGCGGAATTGCCCCTATCGAAGATTACCGCTCGAAAGGACTTGTTGTTGGTCTCGGGTCAGATGGAGCTCCTTGCAACAACGTCATGGATCCCTTTATGGAAATGCGCCTTGCGGCTCTTCTACAGAAACCTCATTTTGGGCCTACGGCATTGCCCGCCCAAGCAGTTCTGGAAATGGCAACTCTTGCGGGAGCACAAATTCTCGGTCGGGAAAATGACCTTGGATCACTTGAGGTCGGGAAACTGGCTGATGTTGTCATTGTCGATCGGAATCATCCGAGTGCCTGCACTGTTGAGAATCCCTACTCGGCGCTTGTTTATTCCTGTTCGGGACGAGATGTTCAGCATCTCTGGATAAACGGAAAGCAAGTTGTTAAAGATTTTCAATCCACTATTCTCGATCAAGCAGAAGTGACTAAAAAAGCCAAATTAGAACTTAAAACACTTCTTCGACGAATTGCCTGA
- a CDS encoding PilT/PilU family type 4a pilus ATPase has protein sequence MAAQIDKLFQVMVAQNASDMHLSAGAPPILRIHGEMVRLEHPSLTNENVQSLIFEILNDKQKRLFVENWELDCSYQIAGLGRFRVNVFMQRKGMGGVFRVIPEEIKTVHELGLPPDLLNLVEVPRGLVLVTGPTGSGKSTTLAALLHTINCERKEHIITIEDPIEFVHENRMCLINQREVSSHTKSFANALKASLREDPDIILVGEMRDLETIHLAMTAAETGHLVFGTLHTNNAAKTVDRIIDVFPEAQQAQVRVMLAESLRGVIAQTLFPRADKPGRVAAIEILVNTHAVANLIREGKTFQIPSAMQTGATHGMLTFESSIRALIRDGKVAKEEGENFLGVSKHRKEEDAEPSAGQAPSKGGSPARPSGAPAPQKNPAHSQKPPPSSMGGAAQRPSSPTGAAPGSRPTASHPPIGGGIKITSTSDNLGSATSGTAKLLESFGINKKKIG, from the coding sequence CCTCCCATTCTTCGTATTCACGGAGAAATGGTCCGCCTCGAACACCCCAGTTTAACAAATGAGAACGTGCAATCTCTCATCTTTGAAATTCTCAACGACAAACAAAAGCGACTGTTTGTGGAGAACTGGGAATTGGATTGTAGTTACCAGATTGCCGGCTTGGGACGATTTCGGGTCAATGTTTTTATGCAGCGAAAAGGAATGGGCGGGGTCTTTCGCGTCATTCCGGAGGAGATCAAAACTGTCCATGAGCTTGGACTTCCGCCAGACTTATTGAATCTCGTTGAGGTCCCTCGTGGCCTCGTGCTGGTAACTGGCCCGACAGGATCTGGCAAGTCGACGACCTTGGCCGCTCTGCTTCATACAATCAACTGCGAGCGGAAAGAGCATATCATCACTATTGAAGACCCCATCGAGTTTGTGCATGAAAACCGCATGTGCCTCATAAATCAACGCGAAGTATCAAGTCATACCAAATCCTTTGCCAATGCATTGAAGGCCTCCTTGCGCGAAGATCCAGATATTATCCTCGTGGGTGAGATGCGAGATCTCGAGACGATCCATTTGGCTATGACTGCCGCTGAAACGGGTCATTTGGTATTTGGCACCCTCCACACAAATAATGCCGCAAAGACAGTTGATCGCATCATTGATGTGTTTCCTGAAGCCCAACAAGCACAAGTCAGAGTCATGTTGGCAGAAAGTTTGAGAGGAGTTATCGCCCAAACACTCTTTCCTCGCGCTGATAAACCTGGCCGAGTCGCAGCCATTGAAATATTGGTTAACACGCACGCTGTTGCTAATCTTATTCGTGAGGGCAAGACTTTCCAAATTCCATCTGCAATGCAGACAGGAGCGACACATGGGATGCTCACATTCGAATCCTCCATTCGAGCGCTCATCCGCGATGGTAAGGTAGCAAAGGAAGAGGGCGAGAATTTTCTAGGAGTCTCGAAACATCGCAAAGAGGAAGATGCTGAACCCTCAGCGGGACAAGCTCCCTCAAAAGGGGGCAGCCCAGCCAGACCATCTGGCGCTCCTGCCCCTCAGAAGAATCCGGCGCACTCCCAAAAGCCACCTCCCTCCTCAATGGGAGGAGCTGCGCAAAGACCATCGAGCCCAACTGGGGCTGCTCCAGGCTCTCGACCTACAGCGTCACATCCTCCCATCGGGGGAGGAATAAAAATCACAAGTACAAGTGACAACCTTGGTTCTGCAACTTCTGGAACGGCCAAGCTTCTTGAAAGCTTTGGTATTAATAAAAAGAAAATTGGCTAG
- the deoC gene encoding deoxyribose-phosphate aldolase — MTPSSSLASSIDHTLLRADATENDIKRLCEEAIENQFFSVCINPYWISLCKEILSPSPVIVCSVVGFPLGATATLVKTTEAHWCVEQGASEIDMVMAIGALKSKQFQMVESDIREVVKVAAPARVKVILETALLTHEEKRLACQIAVQAGAHFVKTSTGFAKAGANPADILLMRECVGDLLGVKASGGIRTRLDAEALIKAGASRLGTSAGPAIMNRQTQASEVY, encoded by the coding sequence GTGACGCCAAGCAGCTCTCTGGCTTCATCTATCGATCACACACTGTTACGTGCTGATGCAACAGAAAATGACATCAAAAGACTTTGCGAAGAAGCGATTGAAAACCAATTTTTCTCTGTGTGCATCAATCCTTACTGGATCTCTTTATGTAAAGAGATTCTGTCCCCTTCGCCTGTCATTGTCTGCTCAGTTGTTGGCTTTCCGCTCGGGGCCACAGCTACGCTTGTCAAAACAACGGAGGCCCATTGGTGCGTTGAACAGGGTGCCAGTGAGATCGATATGGTGATGGCGATTGGAGCACTGAAATCCAAACAGTTTCAGATGGTTGAGAGCGATATACGAGAGGTCGTTAAGGTCGCCGCTCCCGCGCGCGTGAAAGTTATTTTGGAAACAGCTCTGCTGACTCATGAAGAGAAGCGCCTTGCTTGTCAAATTGCAGTTCAAGCAGGGGCTCACTTCGTGAAGACCTCGACGGGCTTTGCAAAAGCTGGAGCAAACCCAGCTGATATTCTGCTTATGCGCGAATGTGTGGGAGACTTATTGGGCGTTAAGGCAAGCGGTGGAATTCGCACCCGCCTTGATGCGGAGGCTCTTATCAAGGCGGGTGCCTCTCGCCTCGGAACCAGCGCAGGCCCCGCAATCATGAACAGACAGACTCAGGCCTCAGAGGTTTATTGA
- a CDS encoding purine-nucleoside phosphorylase, giving the protein MTSGEQDRIEEAASFIRSKTNFLPKIGITLGSGLSSFAEQVNEKVEFSFSEIPHFLPPTVDGHPGKLVLGTIGRSTVAVFQGRIHFYEGHSPSEVVFPTRVLNAIGVETLILTNAAGGLNPKMSPGDFMVITDHINLMGYNPLLGPNLNSLGPRFPDMTNVYHSDLRMRLCKLLKEENIPYHEGVYVGLTGPSYETPAEIRFLSGIGGSAVGMSTVPEAIAARHMGMDILGISCITNLGSGISTTPLSHNEVTETGKRVEKIFGRFLRKFVENF; this is encoded by the coding sequence ATGACATCAGGAGAACAGGACAGAATAGAAGAAGCGGCCTCCTTTATTCGCTCTAAAACGAACTTTTTGCCAAAAATTGGGATCACACTTGGGTCTGGTCTCTCTTCTTTTGCTGAGCAGGTAAATGAAAAGGTCGAATTTTCGTTCAGTGAAATTCCCCACTTTCTCCCCCCGACCGTAGACGGCCACCCGGGCAAGCTTGTTCTTGGTACGATCGGCAGGAGTACAGTTGCCGTGTTTCAAGGTCGTATTCACTTTTACGAAGGTCATTCTCCAAGTGAAGTCGTTTTCCCAACTAGAGTCTTGAACGCCATCGGGGTGGAAACCCTGATACTGACCAATGCCGCTGGCGGTCTCAATCCAAAAATGAGTCCAGGGGATTTTATGGTGATAACTGATCACATCAATCTCATGGGATATAATCCTTTACTGGGTCCCAATCTCAATTCCCTAGGGCCGCGATTTCCTGACATGACAAATGTCTATCATTCCGACTTGAGAATGCGTCTTTGCAAACTTCTGAAAGAAGAAAATATTCCTTACCACGAGGGAGTGTATGTCGGACTAACTGGCCCCAGCTACGAAACTCCTGCCGAGATTCGCTTTCTGTCTGGTATTGGCGGCAGTGCAGTCGGGATGAGTACCGTGCCCGAAGCCATTGCCGCAAGGCACATGGGCATGGATATCTTGGGGATCAGCTGTATCACTAATTTGGGATCAGGAATTTCGACCACTCCCCTATCCCACAATGAAGTCACTGAAACGGGAAAAAGAGTCGAAAAAATTTTTGGCCGATTTCTCAGAAAATTCGTGGAGAATTTTTAA
- a CDS encoding thymidine phosphorylase, which translates to MENYIPAELIKKKRRGSNHSREELAYIVNEFTAQRLPDYQMSAWLMAVCFQGMSENETSEFTALMRDSGQVLNFKNTHPLVIDKHSTGGVGDKTSLIVGPLAAAAGVHVAMVAGRGLGHTGGTLDKLESIPGLSVQMSLSDFQRNVVENGIAIIGQTAELCPADKFIYALRDVTGTVDSLPLICSSIMSKKLAEGLGGLVLDVKFGSGAFMKSFEQALVLAKSLQNIGKHNGLPVTALLTNMDQPLGQFVGNALEVGECLQILKGELSPSFADTRELSIDLASHMIYLGKKASSVAEGRTLATKLLQTGQAYEVFSALCKRQGARSLDNLPRAKNIFDLHSEAEGYVVGFDTEMIGVASIILGAGRTSANDQIDPASGIECLVKIGSKVNKGDLQFRVHGNDSHRINEAMNKIRTAIRYSSAPPAPTPLVAKILY; encoded by the coding sequence GTGGAAAACTACATTCCCGCAGAACTCATTAAGAAAAAACGGCGCGGCTCAAATCACAGCCGTGAAGAACTCGCTTACATCGTGAATGAATTTACGGCTCAACGCCTTCCTGACTACCAAATGTCGGCCTGGCTGATGGCTGTTTGTTTTCAGGGGATGAGCGAGAATGAAACCTCCGAATTTACAGCTCTTATGCGCGATTCAGGACAGGTCTTGAATTTTAAAAACACTCATCCACTCGTCATTGATAAACACAGCACAGGAGGAGTGGGTGACAAAACTTCTTTGATCGTCGGCCCCCTCGCCGCGGCTGCGGGTGTGCACGTAGCCATGGTTGCTGGCAGAGGGCTCGGTCATACTGGTGGCACGCTTGATAAACTGGAAAGCATCCCAGGCCTTTCGGTCCAAATGTCGTTAAGTGATTTTCAACGAAATGTTGTTGAGAATGGGATTGCGATTATTGGGCAAACTGCTGAGCTCTGCCCAGCTGACAAATTTATTTATGCCTTGCGTGACGTCACAGGAACGGTGGACTCCTTGCCACTCATTTGCAGCAGCATTATGTCAAAAAAACTCGCGGAAGGGCTAGGTGGCCTTGTGCTCGATGTGAAATTTGGCAGTGGCGCCTTTATGAAGTCCTTTGAGCAAGCCCTTGTTCTGGCCAAATCCTTGCAGAATATTGGAAAACACAATGGACTACCAGTCACCGCTCTCCTCACCAACATGGATCAGCCTCTCGGTCAGTTCGTCGGCAATGCACTAGAGGTCGGGGAATGCCTTCAAATCCTCAAGGGTGAATTATCCCCTTCCTTTGCTGATACTCGCGAGCTTTCAATAGACCTCGCGTCTCACATGATTTATCTCGGGAAGAAAGCCTCTTCGGTCGCGGAGGGGCGAACGCTCGCAACAAAACTCTTACAAACAGGTCAAGCTTACGAGGTATTCTCCGCCCTCTGCAAACGCCAGGGCGCCAGAAGCCTAGATAATTTGCCACGGGCAAAGAATATTTTTGATTTGCATAGCGAAGCCGAAGGCTACGTTGTCGGCTTCGACACAGAAATGATTGGTGTCGCGTCAATCATTTTGGGAGCGGGCCGAACATCAGCAAATGATCAAATTGATCCTGCCTCTGGCATTGAATGCCTTGTTAAAATCGGCTCTAAAGTAAACAAGGGTGATCTTCAATTTAGAGTGCACGGGAATGACTCTCATAGGATAAATGAAGCCATGAATAAAATTCGCACAGCGATTCGATATTCTTCAGCTCCTCCAGCCCCAACTCCACTTGTAGCAAAAATTTTATATTAA
- the asnS gene encoding asparagine--tRNA ligase: protein MKVYISDLKDHLGKEVELRGWVFNSRSSGKIKFLLLRDGTGLCQCVYFKGECEEAAFEKFSQLTQESCVSIKGIVREEKRSPGGFELGAKDLTIISLAAEYPISPKEHGVDFLMGNRHLWLRSKKQHAALRVRAEIISAIRDFFDGRGFTLTDAPIFTPSACEGTSTLFETQYFDEKAYLSQSGQLYMEATAAAFGKVYCFGPTFRAEKSKTRRHLIEFWMVEPEVAFNDLYDNMELAEQFVEYIVQRTLKNKSEELAVLERDTTGLQKIQLPFPRLHYKEAAEIILKENPEFIIGNDFGGTDETIISSKFSKPVFVHHYPSAIKAFYMKEDPEEKGSSMSCDLLATDGYGEIIGGGQREENIDILCAKIKEHQLNEKNFEWYLDLRRYGSFPHSGFGLGVERTVAWICGLNHVRETIPFPRMYGRFYP from the coding sequence ATGAAGGTCTACATATCCGATCTGAAAGATCACCTTGGTAAAGAGGTTGAACTGAGGGGCTGGGTTTTCAATTCTCGCTCGTCTGGAAAAATAAAATTTTTGCTCCTTCGTGATGGCACAGGACTTTGCCAATGCGTTTACTTCAAAGGAGAGTGCGAAGAGGCCGCCTTTGAAAAATTCTCGCAGCTGACTCAAGAATCCTGTGTCAGCATCAAGGGTATTGTTCGAGAAGAAAAGCGCAGTCCGGGAGGATTTGAGCTCGGGGCAAAAGATCTCACCATTATTTCTTTGGCGGCAGAATATCCCATCTCTCCAAAGGAACATGGTGTTGATTTTCTCATGGGCAATCGCCATCTTTGGCTTCGTTCTAAGAAACAACATGCGGCTTTGCGCGTTCGCGCAGAGATCATCAGTGCTATCCGTGATTTCTTTGACGGTCGTGGCTTTACCTTAACCGACGCTCCTATTTTTACCCCAAGCGCATGCGAGGGAACCTCAACTTTGTTTGAGACTCAATATTTTGACGAAAAGGCCTACTTGTCACAAAGCGGACAGCTCTACATGGAAGCAACCGCCGCCGCCTTTGGCAAAGTCTATTGCTTTGGTCCTACCTTTAGAGCTGAGAAATCTAAAACGCGCCGTCACTTGATCGAATTTTGGATGGTTGAGCCAGAAGTTGCCTTTAATGATCTTTATGACAACATGGAGCTGGCTGAACAGTTTGTGGAATACATCGTACAAAGAACATTAAAAAACAAAAGTGAAGAGTTGGCCGTATTGGAAAGAGACACAACAGGTCTTCAGAAGATTCAGCTGCCATTTCCAAGACTTCACTATAAAGAAGCGGCCGAGATAATTTTGAAGGAAAATCCTGAGTTCATTATAGGCAATGACTTTGGAGGAACTGACGAGACCATCATCAGTTCGAAATTTAGTAAACCGGTTTTTGTTCACCATTACCCTTCGGCTATCAAGGCCTTTTATATGAAGGAGGATCCTGAAGAAAAAGGATCTAGCATGAGTTGCGATCTTTTAGCGACCGATGGCTACGGAGAAATTATTGGTGGAGGTCAAAGAGAAGAAAACATTGATATTCTCTGTGCCAAAATCAAAGAGCATCAACTCAATGAGAAAAACTTTGAATGGTATTTGGATTTAAGGCGATACGGAAGTTTCCCACATTCTGGATTTGGATTGGGAGTAGAAAGAACGGTTGCCTGGATCTGCGGTCTAAATCATGTGCGTGAGACAATTCCTTTTCCGAGGATGTATGGACGGTTTTATCCGTAG
- a CDS encoding acetyl-CoA carboxylase biotin carboxyl carrier protein subunit, with translation MYFEAESNGIKYEVTVTESRHSWQVSIREGTSDWINHKIPKVDYQFAEDTISLLFNNSSYLVDCIGKDTDYTVFTRGTFRNIKIYNEEKLLHESLKAGGSFGGGVSLDSGMPGKIVKILVAEGSIVPAGTPLLIMEAMKMENEMRAPREVQIKSIEVKEGENVDNGTVLIRFES, from the coding sequence ATGTACTTCGAAGCAGAAAGCAATGGAATAAAATACGAAGTCACCGTCACTGAGAGTCGTCATTCCTGGCAGGTTTCTATTCGTGAGGGAACCTCTGATTGGATAAATCACAAGATTCCCAAAGTAGACTACCAATTTGCAGAGGACACGATCAGTTTATTGTTTAACAACAGTTCCTACCTCGTGGATTGCATCGGTAAAGACACTGATTATACCGTTTTCACGCGCGGTACCTTTCGAAATATTAAAATTTACAACGAAGAAAAGCTACTTCATGAGAGTCTCAAGGCAGGAGGATCTTTTGGTGGTGGAGTCAGCCTCGACTCAGGAATGCCAGGAAAAATTGTCAAAATTTTGGTGGCGGAAGGAAGCATTGTTCCGGCAGGCACTCCTCTGCTGATCATGGAAGCGATGAAAATGGAAAACGAAATGCGAGCTCCACGTGAGGTGCAAATTAAATCCATTGAAGTAAAGGAAGGCGAAAACGTCGATAATGGAACCGTACTGATTCGTTTTGAGTCATGA
- a CDS encoding acylphosphatase, which yields MSVCRHFLIEGLVQGVGFRFFVLREAKNLKLDGWVRNLLDGRVEVLVQGSEKTIETLIAKLRKGPLTSRVENLTFEEVDFQGNLSDFTIELDGDVPCQFD from the coding sequence ATGTCGGTTTGCAGACACTTTTTAATTGAGGGGCTTGTTCAGGGAGTTGGATTTAGATTTTTTGTGCTACGCGAGGCAAAAAATCTAAAGCTTGATGGATGGGTGAGGAATTTGCTTGACGGACGAGTGGAAGTCCTCGTGCAAGGGTCGGAAAAAACAATAGAGACGCTCATAGCTAAATTGCGAAAGGGACCTTTGACTTCGCGAGTAGAAAACCTCACTTTCGAAGAAGTGGATTTTCAGGGCAATTTGAGTGATTTCACAATTGAACTTGATGGGGATGTTCCGTGCCAATTCGATTAG